One window of the Rosa rugosa chromosome 3, drRosRugo1.1, whole genome shotgun sequence genome contains the following:
- the LOC133740640 gene encoding TMV resistance protein N-like, protein MPTQLRASSSLSSVPFSTRSYTHDVFLSFRGEDTRYNFTGHLHRNLVQRGINTFIDDDDLPRGKEISEALLRAIEGSKHSLIVFSKNYASSKWCLDELVHILGCRRSKKQMVWPIFYKVDPSDVRHQTGTFGEALAEHERRFEDDKNKVLRWRAALSEAANLSGWHFPGGHEYEYEFIEKIVEEVSAQVKEPTYLDVAKCPVGIHSRVQGMLEMLDVGGSDVRMVGMWGTGGIGKTTIAKAVYNTIVRKFECHCFLAKVREESEQHGGLVKLQNIILSKILGGQPEVINVDEGINLLRERLRNKRILLILDDVNKSDQLDKLAGAPDWFGRGSRIIITTRDKRLLTVHEVNPIYKARELDHHEGCELFSSNAFKKKRNLDDNEKLLVRTVVEYAQGLPLALEILGSHLYGRPIDDWQAMLDGYKRNLPKDIRDILKVSYDGLEEIVKEVFLDIACFFKGWKVNDVIQILEACDRNNPKLSIKVLEEKALINFDRYGEIWMHDLLEDMGKDIVQQESTEPGERSRLWHHKDVQEVLTENTGTSKTEGIVIKMPTADEICLNPKCFKKMRNLKIFININGWFCGKVDYYQNQLRLLEWRDCSLKFFPRNFNMKNIIQLNMPRSCISRFEVFIYFQDFNLLKSLYLTNFPFDFFFFFGMTEYGKSEILKFEWM, encoded by the exons ATGCCCACCCAATTGAGAGCTTCTTCCTCATTATCTTCTGTTCCTTTTTCGACCCGTTCATACACACACGATGTGTTTCTGAGTTTCAGAGGCGAGGATACACGCTACAATTTTACAGGTCATTTGCACAGAAATTTGGTTCAAAGGGGGATCAACACTTTCATAGATGATGATGATCTTCCAAGAGGAAAGGAAATATCAGAAGCACTTCTCCGAGCCATTGAAGGATCAAAGCACTCTCTCATTGTGTTCTCTAAAAACTATGCATCCTCAAAGTGGTGTTTGGATGAACTGGTTCATATCCTTGGATGTAGAAGATCAAAGAAACAAATGGTTTGGCCAATCTTTTACAAAGTGGATCCCTCGGACGTAAGACACCAAACAGGCACATTTGGTGAGGCACTTGCAGAGCATGAGCGCCGATTTGAAGATGACAAGAACAAGGTGTTAAGATGGAGAGCAGCTCTTTCAGAAGCAGCAAATTTATCTGGGTGGCATTTCCCGGGCGG GCATGAATATGAATATGAATTTATCGAGAAAATTGTTGAAGAGGTTTCTGCACAAGTAAAAGAACCTACCTATTTGGATGTGGCAAAGTGTCCAGTTGGGATACACTCTCGGGTACAAGGAATGCTTGAAATGTTAGATGTTGGGGGAAGTGATGTACGTATGGTAGGGATGTGGGGAACTGGTGGAATAGGGAAGACAACAATTGCTAAAGCTGTTTACAATACAATTGTCCGTAAGTTTGAATGTCACTGCTTTTTGGCAAAAGTTAGAGAAGAGTCGGAGCAACATGGAGGTTTAGTCAAACTACAAAACATTATTCTTTCAAAGATTCTAGGGGGCCAACCAGAAGTAATCAATGTTGATGAAGGAATCAATTTGTTGCGTGAAAGGTTGAGGAATAAAAGGATTCTGTTgattcttgatgatgtgaataAATCGGACCAGTTAGACAAATTAGCCGGAGCACCTGATTGGTTTGGTCGTGGCAGCAGAATTATCATAACAACAAGAGATAAACGTTTGTTGACTGTTCACGAAGTCAATCCTATATACAAAGCCAGGGAACTAGATCATCACGAAGGTTGCGAGCTCTTCAGTTCAAATGCCttcaagaagaagagaaatttAGATGACAATGAGAAGCTCTTAGTTAGGACTGTCGTTGAATATGCTCAAGGCCTTCCGTTAGCCCTGGAAATTTTGGGTTCACATCTATATGGTAGACCTATAGATGACTGGCAAGCTATGTTAGATGGTTATAAAAGAAATCTTCCCAAAGACATTCGAGATATTCTCAAAGTAAGTTATGATGGACTGGAAGAAATagtgaaagaagttttcctCGACATTGCTTGTTTCTTCAAAGGTTGGAAGGTAAATGATGTGATACAGATACTAGAAGCTTGTGACCGCAACAACCCCAAGCTTAGTATTAAAGTTCTTGAAGAAAAGGCGCTCATAAATTTTGATCGTTATGGTGAGATTTGGATGCATGATTTGCTAGAAGATATGGGAAAAGATATAGTTCAGCAAGAGTCTACAGAGCCCGGTGAGCGAAGCAGATTGTGGCATCACAAGGATGTGCAGGAGGTTCTAACAGAAAACACG GGAACAAGTAAAACTGAAGGTATAGTGATAAAAATGCCTACAGCAGATGAGATATGCTTGAATCCTAAATGCTTCAAAAAGATGAGAAATCTTAAAATTTTCATAAACATCAATGGATGGTTTTGTGGAAAGGTTGATTACTATCAGAATCAGTTGCGGTTACTTGAATGGCGTGACTGTTCGCTAAAATTTTTTCCCCGCAATTTTAATATGAAGAATATAATTCAACTTAATATGCCTCGTAGCTGCATCTCACGTTTCGAGGTATTTATATATTTTCAAGACTTTAATTTATTGAAATCTTTATACCTTACCAATTTTCcatttgattttttcttcttctttggtatGACAGAGTATGGAAAATCTGAAATCCTTAAATTTGAGTGGATGTAA